The genomic window CAATCTTGAAGAGGTGGACAGGTTAATGGATATGCTCCTCTACGATGTGGAAGACCATTTCTCAACGGAAGAGGAACTTATGAGGGAGGCGGAGTTCTTTGCCTATCCTATGCACAAAGCTGAGCATGACAGCATGAGGAAAGAAATAAAAGAGCTTTACAGTAGCTGGAAGTCTGGAAGAAATACAAAAGATATCATGCACTTTCTAAAAGAGAGGCTCATACCATG from Hydrogenobacter sp. T-8 includes these protein-coding regions:
- a CDS encoding bacteriohemerythrin — protein: MLELKDLPKVANELFNALHEDELQLIRELYISCEKDNLEEVDRLMDMLLYDVEDHFSTEEELMREAEFFAYPMHKAEHDSMRKEIKELYSSWKSGRNTKDIMHFLKERLIPWLLLHISRWDSVTAMHIGD